CCTTCTCGCAGGCAAGCCGGACGACGCCATCGCCGCAATGCGATCGGCAACAGAGCTGCAGGACAAGCTCGGCCAGCAGGAGGTCGACCTGCCTGCGCATGAGATCTTCGCCGACATGCTGGTCACCATGAAGCGGCCGGAGCAGGCGCTGGACGAATACAAACAATCGTTAAAGGTTAGCCCCAACCGCCTGAACACGCTGCTGAGCGCCGGTCAGGTCGCCGAACAGCTAGGCCGCACCAGCGAAGCCCGTGCCTTCTACAAGACCGCAGCCGCGCAAACGGCGAACGGTGCGCATAGCCAGCGCGCCGACCTGAAACACGCCGTCACCATCGCCAACGAAAAGGGATCCGGTTTGTCGTTCAGTGCGGATCTTCTTAAACCGGGCCAGCGATAAGATAACGCGCCATTCGATCCGCCGCCTTGGTAATACCAATGCGGCGCGTCGTGATGATCTCGCCCGCCTTGTAACCATCGTCGAAGATACGGAGAGCGGCATCGGACTCGGTCATATCGATACCATCTTCTGTCTTCCGCGCAATGCCGAGGGCCTGGCATAAACGTCCAGGTCCTCCGGTGAGCTGCCTGGCAGATGCCTTAGGTGTCAGCTTACGAAGCCTTGCCATCGTCTCCAGACCTTGCAACGGATAGAGAGCGCGAAAGAGCACGCCGCCGGCCTGTCCGTCAGGCATACATGACACGTTCAGGCAGTAATACATGCCGTAGATGAAATAGACGTACGCCACGCCCGGCGGACCGAAGAGTACAGCGTTGCGCGATGTGCGTCCGATATAAGCGTGCGACGCCGGATCCTCAAGACCGAAGTACGCTTCCACTTCCGTGATCCTGCCGCTCAGCTCTTCATCGCCAAGACGGCGCACCAACACCTTTCCCAGCAGCGCCTTCGCTACGACATCGGGAGTTCGCTCATAGAAGCGGCTTTCAAGCTGGATCGGGCGCTTGGCTCTCATCGTTCTTATTTGATTCTCAACCCTTCCTCTCCATATCGAGAAGCCGCGCCTTTACGTCCAGACCTCCGGCGAATCCTGTCAACTTGCCGGAAGAGCCGATCACTCGATGACAGGGAACAACGATAGAGATCGGATTACGTCCGTTCGCCGCTCCCACGGCACGGCTTGCGGAAGGTCTGCCTAGTTGCTTCGCCAGTTGCCCGTAGCTCCGTGTCTCTCCGTAAGGGATCGCGAGCAGGGCCTCCCACACATCTTTCTGAAATGTGGTTCCCCGCATGTCCAGCGGCAGATCGAAGGCCCGTCGTGAGCCGCCGAAGTACTCTTCAAGCTGGCGCTCTGCCTTCAAGAGGATCGGATGCCGGTCGCCTTCTACCAGTCCGGTCAACGGAACGCGGCGAGGACTATCGTTCTCCCACAGGATGGCTGCCAGCCCCTTGTCACTCGCAACCAGCTTCAGTGCCCCAACCGGGCTCTCGACAAATTTATAGACGAGGTTCATTGCATGCTCCT
This genomic window from Terriglobus albidus contains:
- a CDS encoding methylated-DNA--[protein]-cysteine S-methyltransferase codes for the protein MNLVYKFVESPVGALKLVASDKGLAAILWENDSPRRVPLTGLVEGDRHPILLKAERQLEEYFGGSRRAFDLPLDMRGTTFQKDVWEALLAIPYGETRSYGQLAKQLGRPSASRAVGAANGRNPISIVVPCHRVIGSSGKLTGFAGGLDVKARLLDMERKG
- a CDS encoding DNA-3-methyladenine glycosylase, with product MRAKRPIQLESRFYERTPDVVAKALLGKVLVRRLGDEELSGRITEVEAYFGLEDPASHAYIGRTSRNAVLFGPPGVAYVYFIYGMYYCLNVSCMPDGQAGGVLFRALYPLQGLETMARLRKLTPKASARQLTGGPGRLCQALGIARKTEDGIDMTESDAALRIFDDGYKAGEIITTRRIGITKAADRMARYLIAGPV